TCGATCCCGCCACGGCGGCCCGCATGCTGTCCGACCTCTACGACCGCCGGGGGACCGCCAAGCTGATCATGTGGCTGAGCCTTTCGGGGTGGTCGCCGAGCGGGGCCGGGATGCTCGAGCCCCTGGCGCTGGGCGTCCATGACTGGCGATCGAGCCAGGCCCGTCAGCGGGAGCTGCCCGCTCCCGACCTGGACGACAGCCGCCGGCTGATCGCGCTGTTGAGCGCCCTGACCTTCACCCAGGCGCTGACCGGCGAGGCCCTGCCGAGCAGCGTCGGCCTGACGGACCTGTCTTCCGACGACCTGCTGGCCTGGGCGACGTCGCGTCTGGCCTGATGGGTCAGGGTTCTTCCGCCAGATAGCGGGGGTCCAGCCCCTGGCCCCAGTCCGCCATCCAGCGCTCGAAGCTCGCCGCACATTGGGGGTCGTAGATGTCGAGGATTCGCTCGATCCGGTCGCCGCGATAGGTGGCGATCTCCCACAGGGTCGCCGTCGTCGCGGGCGCGCCGTCCCGCTCGAACCGCATGCCGCTGTGGACCAGGACATTGGCGCCTTCCTGCCGGATCATCGAATCGATGCCGACGGTGCGGATGCAGAGCTTGTCGAACCGCTCGACCGAGTAGCGCAGCGCCGCGAGCATCCGGTCGCGGCCATGGATCACGCAATGGAAGGGCATGTTCATCACCTCGTAGATGATGTCCTCGTGGAAGTAGTCACCGAGCGGCGCCCAGTCGCCGCTGTCGTAGGCGGTCTCGAACACGCCGCGCTGCTCGGCATATTTCTGGATCAGGTTCATTCGCCGTCCCTTTTCGTCTGCGTGAGAAATCCGGCGGCCGCGCTCGCGGCCAGAACATCCTTCAGCGCCAGGGCCAGGGCGGCCGGCTGGTCTTCCTGAACGTTGTGTCCCGCGCCTGGGATGACGACCCACCGCCCGGCCGGAAAGCCGGCGGCGAAGGCTTCCAGCCCGGCCTGGGTCAGCACGCGGCTGCGCCCGCCCTTCACGACGAGGACGGGGCATTCGACCAGAGGAGCCAGATCGGTGAGCTGGGCGAGGCGCGCCAGAATGTGGGGGAAATCGACGGGGACGCGGCGGTCCGCCTTCCAGCCAAACCCCTCGGCGCCGGGCTTCAGCAGCGCTTGATAGCGGTAGAGCATCAGATCAGGATCCGTCGCCGGGCTGACCGCCAGCGCCTGACGCACCAGGTCTTCCACGCGCGCCACCGGTCTGGCCGCCTCGATAAAGGCGCGCATACGGGCGCTGGCCTCGAAGTTCACGGCGTTTGCGACGTCGATGAAGGTCAGGCTTTGCAGCCGGGAGCCGAGCGCGAGGGCGGCATGGCCGGCGACACAGCCGCCCAGTGACATGCCCACCAGATGCACCGTCGTCAGTCCCAGATGATTCGCCAGTTGCAGGACATCGCCCGCCGACCGCTCCACCGAATAGTCGTCGGCCCATTCGCTCTCGCCATGACCGCGCAGGTCAAGGGCCACACAGCGGACGGCGCCCCCCAGCGCGAGGGCCAGCAGGTCGAAGGTGTGGGCCGACAGGGCGCCGCCGTGCAGCAGCACCAGGGTCTCAGACCCGCCCGGCCAGTCCAGGTAATGCAGCCGAACGCCGTCCGAAGCGCGCAGCCAGCCGGATCGTGGCAACCGCTCGGGCTTGAACGGAATGGCGCGGGCCAAGGCCAGCTTTTCCAGCAGCGCGACAGAGGGAACAGCCACAGCCGTATATCTCCAGGATCGAGCCTTACTTAGATATGTCAAAGTAGATTCGCAAGGCGGTCTTGCGGCGCTCGGAGGCGTGTCCAGGCCACCTGGTCCGCTGGCGAAAACGCCGCGAAACATTTCGCATCCGACCCTGTTCGCCGGGAGGAGTCCGCCTAGTGTTCCGGTCCCGCCGCGATCACGGAAAGGGCGACGTGCCCGACATCTTCCTCCACGTACCGGCCGGCGTTTTCGACGCGCAGGCCCGGGCGAAAATGGCCCGGGCGGTGTGCGCCGCCACGGACCTCATCGACCGGCCGGCGGACGGACGTCAGGGGGCGGCCTGGGTCGTCGTGGATGAGATCGATGGCGATCATTTCCTGGGTGAAGGCCTGGACCGGGGCGGCGAGACGATCACGATCTCGATCCATGTCTTTCACCTGTTCGGGCCGGCGGACGAGGTGGCGCGGGCCGACCTTGCGGAGCTGTTTCACGACCTCTGCAGCGAGGCCCGGCCCGCCGGGGAGCCGAGACCCATTGCCATCTCCATGACGGTGACGGATGTGACGACAGGTTGGTGGGGTCATGACCGACGGCCCCCGCGGCCGACCCTTGATGGCGCCAGCCTCACGCCCCGACGGATATCCCCACCCCGCCCCCTGCCACGCCTTGAGACGGAACACCCATGACCTTCGTGCTGATCGTCCATCAGGTCGATGACTACCCGGCCTGGAAGGCCGTCTTCGACAACGCCGCCGACATCCGCAAGGCGGCCGGCGAAATCAGCTTTCAGGTGCTGACCGCCGACACCGATCCCAACCAGGTGATCCACTTCTCGCGCTGGCGGAGCCTGGCCGGAGCCCGGGCCTTCTTCGAGTCCGACGAACTGGTCGAGATCCGCCGCAAGGCGGGCGTACACGCCCCGATCTTCACCTATCTGGAAGAGCGCGACCATGGCGTGCTCTAGGCGTCCCCAGGCTGACATCGCCGGAGCCGCCGCTTGCCGTCGATAGAGAGCGCCGGCCTGTTGCTGGCGGCGGGGCTGCTGGCCGGGGTCATGAACGCGGTGGCGGGCGGAGGCACCTTTGTCGCCCTGCCGGCGTTGGCCTTCATGGGGCTGCCGCCGACGGTGGCCAATGCGTCCAGCACCGTCGCCCTGTTTCCGGGCACGCTGGCCAGCGCCTGGAGCTATCGGAAGGACATCCGCCCGTTCGGCCCGGTCCCGACCGCCAGCCTGCTGTGGTGTAGCCTGCTGGGCGGGCTGGTCGGGGCGGTTCTGCTGCTGCTGACGCCGGAGCGCGCTTTCAGCGCCGTCATCCCCTGGCTGCTGCTGCTGGCCACGGCCACCCTGGCGGCCGGTCCGCGGCTGTCCGGCTGGATCAGGACGCGGGGACTTCATGCCGGCCCGCGCTTCGTGCTGGCCGCCCAGCTCGTCCTGGGGATCTACGGCGGCTACTTCGGCGGCGCGGTCGGCCTGATGATGCTGGCCGCCTGGAGCCTGACCTCCACCGCCGATCTGCGGGCCCTGAACCCGATCCGGACCCTGATGGTGGCGGCCGCCAACGGCATGGCCGTGGTCTGTTTTGTCGTGACCGCGAACGTTCGCTGGCCAGAAACCCTGCTGGTCATGATCGGCGGCATAGCCGGCGGCTATCTGGGCGCCCAGCTTGGCCGGCGCCTGCCGCTGGTGCTGCTGCGCGGCGTCATCCTGACCATCGCAGTGGTGACCACGGCGCTCTACTTCGCCCAGGCCTATCTCAGATAAGGCCGTCACCCCCGCCGTCCGGATCGGCGATCAGAGGGCTTCCGGACGCGCCAGGATCAGCTTGGTAGGCGGCTGGGCCAGCCGGTCGATGGCCTCGTTCCAGGGGGCGATGGTGTGGATGGGGTCGAGCATGCCGGGGGCGGCCGCCAGCAGCTCAAGAACCCTGGCCATATGGGCCTGGGGGTTGTTCCAGCCGATGGTGAAGCGCACGCCCCGGTCATACATGGCGCCCAGCGGCACGGGAGCGTCGCCCAGGTAGACGCCGCAGCTGGCGCAGCGGCCATAGGGCGCGGTCGACCGGAGCGCCGCGCCGAGCCAGGCCCCGGTGGGATCGCCGCTGGCGTCGACCGTGACCGGATAGCAGCCCATCCGCCGTGGCGCGGCGGCGCTTTCGATCGGCCGGGCGCCCAGGGCCTCGGCGATGGCCAGGCGGGATGGATCGCTGTCCAGATAGTCGACCTGTTCCGACCCCAGGGCCACGGCCATGGCGGCGGCGTAGAGGGCGACCGAGGGCGTTCCGCCCCCGCCGGCGACGACCAGCACGGGCGCGCCGGGTTGCTCGTCCAGCCCCTCGGCCACACAGCGAAAGCCGTCGGACAGGTTGTCGCCGACGCTGGCCGCTGCCGCCGGCGACACATTGGCCGGCAGGAGGGCCATCATGGTGCTGGCGAACGGCACCCGGATCAGATCGCAGAGGGCCCCGCCCCAGTCGCCGTAGATGCCAAAGCCGAAGGCGGCCTTGGCGTTGACGGTCGTGCAGGCGGTCGGCAGGCCTCGCCGGCAGGCGGCGCAGGTTCCGCAGGCGATCAGGAAGGCGACCACCACCCGGTCGCCGACGCCAAAGCCGGTGACCTCGTCCCCCAGGCTGACGATTTCCGCCACGAACTCATGCCCGAAGCAGAAGGGGGCGCGGACCGGCAGCCGGCCGCGCATGTAGAGGACGTCGGCGTCGCAGATCGACACCGCCAGCGGGCGCACGATGGCGTCTGTGGCGGACAGCAGGCGCGGCGCCGGCGCCTCGCGCCAGTCGAACGTGGTCGGCCCGACGGCCATCAGCTGTTGCATGGGATCACGCCTCCCGGGCGGGTCAGTGGCCCTGCAATTGGGCAATGTCGTGCAGCAGATCCTCCGCGGGACGCTTGCAGACCCGCAGGGGAACGAACAGCTGCCGGCCGTTCGTCAGGGTCATGACCAGGTAGGACAGCTTGCCAAAGCCTCGCCTGCGGGACTCGACCGTGGCCTCGGCGATATCGGCGACGTTCGTCCGCGAAAACAGCCCGCTCAGATAGACGAGGCGATCATCGTCCAGCCACAGCACGCCCTTGCCGTGGAACAGCGCCAGGAAAAGAAACCCCTGCTCGACGAGGCCCCGCACCGTGAAGGCGGCCGCCGCCAGCAGCAGGATCATCCAGAGTTCCGCCCCCCTGCCCTGCACGACATCGAGGGTCACGACCCCGGCCAGGGCCAGCAGGATGGCAAGATACAGCAGGGACATCGCCAGGATGGGCCATGTCCGCGCCGGCGAAATCTCAGCGATCGTTCTCATGTCGTCATCCGTGGGCGCCGTTCGGGGGAGATCCGAGGCTGCAGGACTGACGAGAATCTCCGCCCGCGCCAGCCTGCGCGAGGGGCGTGTTGGTCAATGATCAGACCGAATTCGCCAAAGGCGGTGACGACGCCCCGGCGTCCGGTTTGGCCCCCTGAACTGTCCGGTTCGACCCTTGCGGGCGATGGGGGCCGGCGGCTGCAATGGCGGGCCAGCCAACCCTGTCCCGGACACCATCCATGCCCCTCGCCGCCGTCATCAATGTCTCCGCCCTCAACGGAGCCGATGGCTTCCAGATCAGCGGCGCGGCCGTGGACGATTATACCGGCAGGCTGGTGGCGGCGATCGGCGACATCAACGCCGACGGCATCGTCGACTTCATGGTCAGCGCCGCGGGCCTGGACGGCAACGTGGCCAACTCGGGCGGCGCCTATGTGATCTTCGGCCGGACGAGCGGCTTTCCGGCCGACCTCAACGTTTCGACGCTGAACGGGACCAACGGCTTCCGGATTTCGGGCGAGGTCCTGACCTACGCCAGCGCAGGCGCGACCGGTAACGCGATCTCGGCGGCGGGCGACATCAACGGCGACGGCATCGCCGACCTGATCATCGGCACCCCGGTGGCGTCCTCCAACGATTTCCAATCGGGAGCAGCCTGGGTCCTGTTCGGCCGCAATACGGCTGTCGCGGGGGGCTTCGCCAGCACGGTGGACCTGACCACCCTGAACGGCGCCGATGGCTTCCAGATCAACGGCGTCGGGGCGCAGACCGGCGGAGGCTCAACCGTCAGCGCGGCCGGCGACGTGAACGGCGATGGTTTCGACGACCTGCTGTTCACCGCCTACCGCACGGCCACGAACGGGGCGCTGTCGGGCACGACCTATGTGGTGTTTGGCCGCGACACAGCCGTGTCGGGGACGTTCGCGGCCAACCTGGAGCTCAGCAGCCTGAACGGCACCAACGGCTTCCGCATCCAGGGCGCGGCGGCCGGCGAATACTCCGGCTTCGCCGCCAGCGCGGCGGGCGATATCAACCACGACGGCATCGACGACCTGCTGATCGGAGCCCTCAGCTCGGACGTCGCCGGCGACAACACCGGCGCCGCCTATGTCGTCTACGGCAAGAACACGGCCGTCTCGGGCGCCTTCGCCGCCGATGTGCAGCTGAGCGGCCTCAATGGCGCCAACGGCTTCCGCATGACCGGCGTCAATGCGCAGGACGCGGCCGGCGTCAGCGTGGCTGCCGCCGGCGACATCAACGGTGACGGCATCGACGACCTCGTCATCGGCGCCCATGCCAGCGACAACGGCGGCGACTACTCCGGATCGACCTATGTGGTGTTCGGCCGCAATACCGCCGTTTCAGGCGCCTTCGCCGCCAGCTTCAGCCTGTCGTCCCTGAACGGCGCCAACGGCTTCCGCCTGGACGGCCTCGAACGGGACTACAGCGGCCGGTCGGTTTCGGCGGCCGGCGACGTCAATGGCGACGGCATCGACGACCTGCTGATCGGCGCCTATCGCTCGGATGCGACAGCGGCTTATGCCGGCGGGGCCTACCTGCTGTTCGGCCGGACCACCGGCTTCGCCGCCGCCATCAGCCTGGGCAGCCTGGATGGGACCACGGGAGTGCAGATTAACGGGGAGTTCGGGGGCGACAATTTCGGCATCGATGTCTCGGCCGGCGACGTCAACGGCGATGGCCTGAGCGACCTGATCATCGGCGCCGGTTACGCAGACCCCAATGGCGCCAACTCCGGCGCCGCCTACGTTATCTTCGGCCAGCAGGGCGCCTTCGTCGGCACGCCAGCCGACCAGACCTACAGCGGCGGAGCCGGAGCGGACTCTCTGGCGGGCCTTGGCGGCAAGGATACGCTGAGCGGCCTGGGCGGTGACGACATCCTCGACGGCGGGGCCGACAACGACGTCCTCTACGGCGGCGACGGGGCGGACGACCTGATCGGCGGGGCCGGCAGCGACATCCTGAACGGCGACGACGGCAACGATGAGCTGAACGGCGGCGACGGCTCCGACAAGCTGTTCGGCGGCATCGGGACCGATCTGCTGATCGGCGGCCTCGGCAACGACCGCATGGACGGCGGCGCCGGCGTCGATACCCTGAACGGCAACGACGGCAACGATTACCTGGACGGCGGCCTGGGCGCCGACGTCCTGCGTGGCGGCCTGCTGAACGACGTCTACATCGTCGATGACGCGGGCGATCAGACGATCGAACTGATGGGCGAAGGCTATGACATCGTCCGCACCGGCCTGGCCTGGACCCTGGGGGACAATCTCGAGGGGCTGGAGCTGCAGGGCGCGGGCAATGTCGCCGGAACCGGCAATGGCGGGGCCAACAACCTGCAGGGCAACAGCGGGAACAACCTGCTGTCCGGCCTGGCCGGCGTTGACACGATCAACGGCAATGACGGGGCCGACACCATCGTCGGCGGGGCCGGCAACGATCTGCTGCGCGGCGGGCTGGGGGCCGATACCTTCCGTGTCGCCCACGCCTTCGGCGGCGTGCTGGAGACCGACCAGATCTACGACTTCAGCGACGCCGAGGGCGACATCATGGACTTCTCGGGGGCCTATGCCGGGACCCTGGCCCAGGTGGCGAGCTTCACCCGCCACGCCGGCGAGATGACCCTGACCTTCGCCGGCGGGATCACCACCGTGCGGCTGGACATCGATGGCAACGGGGTCGCCGACTACCAGGTCAAGATCAACGGCGATGTGACGGGCGACTGGAGCGGCTGGCTGCTGTAGCGGCCGCCTCAGGACAGGGCGTAGGTGGCGATCGACAGGGACACCTTGCCCTCAGGCGTGAAGACGAAGGTCTCGGCCGCCTGGCGTCCCGTCTGGTTGGTGTAGAGGATGGTCAGGGCGCCCCGGCCCAGGAGCACCGTCCGCAGCTCGAACCGCAGATCGGGCGCCAGCGCGAGCGCCTGCCGCCAGTAGGCGCCGAGCGCGGCCAGTCCGGTGACCGATGATCGATCTTCGCCCGTGACGCGTGCGATCATCGGCGAATGGAAGACGACGTCGTCGGCGTAGTGAGCCAGGATGGCGTCAAGATCCTGGGCGTTCCAACCCGCGATCCAGTTTTCGGCGAACTTCGTCAGCTCATGCCTATCCATGGCGCCAACTCCCCCTCATCATAGCCCACGACCCAACCGGCCAGCCCGAATGACGTCGAGGATGGACGTCGGCTTTTCGCCCGTGATGCGCTCGAACAGATCGTTCATCGGGATAGGTCGCCGCAAGGCCAGCCCGACAGAGGAAATATGATCCGCCATGGCCGGGTTCAGCCGAGCATCCGTGAGCGACCGCTGCGTGAGAAGGTCGGTCCATTCCCTGCGGGACACGGTCTCATGCCGGATCAACCGACCCAGCTTTTCCGTCAGGGCCTGCGCAATCTCGCCGTGGCTGACCTGCGCTCCACCGCTGGGATAGATGGTGGTCTCGCCCTCGAGACGCTCCGGGTGGAGCAGGGCCGCCACCGCAAGCCTGCCCGCATCATCACCCGTGATCCAGCTCAGCGGGGCGTCGCCGAACGAATTCCGCAGCACACCGCCCTCGGCAAGGTCCTGGCGATGCAGCAACTCGATGTTCTCGGCGAATAGCGCGGCGACCCGGAGATTGATGGTCGCCAGATCAGCCCATTGCAGGACTTCTTCCGCGAGCCAGTGCGCTCGACCAAGCTCGGACGGGCCGTCTGGCCGCGAGACGCCCATCGACATGACGACGACCTGCTTCAGGCCCGCCTCGCGGGCGGCGGAGGCGAAATTGGCCGCTCCATCGACCACGCCCGCCGCGATCGGATAGGTGAAGTAGGCTGCGGTGACGCCAGCAAGGGCCGGCGCCAGGGAACGACGGTCATGAAGATCACCGACGATGGTCTCAATGCCGCGGGCGGCCAGTGCCCGCGCGCGATCATCGTCACGCCGGACAAGCGCGCGAACGTTATGGCCACGCGCCTTCAACTCGGTCGCCACGAAGTGGCCCGTTCCCCCGTGTAGACCTGTCGCGCCCAGCACAAGAAAAGACTGTCCGTCACGCATCGGCTACCTCGTCACACTGTCTGAAGGGTTCGAAATTCACACGACTAGCGATAGTGCTCGGCCGTCTGTCCGGAGAGCGTCGAGGCCATGAATTGCCGCCTCAGCGACTCCATTTTTTCCCAGACCTCAGGGTCGAGAAGGGACGGCATGGTGACCGGTTCCCCCCTGTCCAGCCCGATCATGGCGGCGCCGACAAGCTGATCAGCGGACAGATAGCTGGAGTCCGGAAACACCGACCCGTCCATGCCCTGCGAGCTGAAGAACTCCGTTCGGACGGGCCCGGGCATGACGAGCTGGATGCGAACCGCGCTCTCGGCGAACTCCAGCTGCAACGACCGGGTGAAGTTGAGGACGAAGGCCTTCGATCCACTGTAGGCCGCCGCCGCCGGGGACGGCGCAAAGGCGAGGACCGAACCGATGTTGACCAGAAACCCCTCTCCTCGCGCCTTGAAGCCAGCGACGGCGGCGCGAGACAGGCGGGCCAGGGCAACGACGTTGAGCCGGATATTGCGCTCCAGCACTTGCGACGAGGCGGCGGTGATCGGCCCCAGCCCGCCGGCGCCAGCATTGTTCACCAGCCCGCAAAACGCCTCCTGCTCCAGCCGACGCTCAAGGCTCTCCAGGTGGTCGACGTTCTCGAGGTCGGCGACCAGGACCTCGACGTCAGCGTCCCTTTCGGACCGCAGACGGTCGGCCAACTCGTCCAGCCGCTCCTTGCGGCGCGCAACGAGGGTGAGGCTGTAGCCGAGTTCGGCAAGGCGCCGCGCATAGGCGGCCCCGATGCCGGAGGAAGCGCCGGTGACCATCACCCGGCCGGTCCTGGGATAGCGTGACATCGTCATCCTCCGGTTCAGTCGTGGGTGCGCGGCGAGGCGCGGTTTTCGGCCATCCAGCGCTTCTCGTCCTCGGTGCCTTCCCTGGGCGGGAAGTAGCCCTGGATGGTCCACAGATCGAACGGGGTCTCATCGACGTGCAGCTCCCAGCCGTAGCCACGGTCGGCGACGTAGGGGGCGAAGATCTTGTTCATCCGCTCGAAGAACCGGACCTTGACCTCGTCCGACGGGAAGGTCCGGGCGATATGGTCCACCCAGATGCGGACGAAATCGTTGCGCGGCTCGCCGCCGATGTAGAAGTCGTCGGCCGCGACCTCCTGGAAGACGACGCCGACATAGAACCGGGGCATGCCGCGCGCATAGACGTCGGACAGGGCCTGCGAGATGGCCTTCTTGTCTTCGGGCGAATACGCGCCGACGGGGTGATAGATTTTCCACAGAGGCATGGGTCGCTCCCGCTATTGGGGTGATGAAGGGGGGGTCAGTTGAGGCCGTGAACCAGCAGGAAGCCGGCCAGGGCCGACACCACGCGGCCCGGTTGTTCCTGCTGCACGAAGTGGCCGACGCCCGGCCAGGCGTGCAGCGTCAGCGGCGCCTCGACCCAGTCCCAGACCCCGTTCAGGCCCTCGGGCAAGGCGTAGGCGTCGGCCAGGCCGTGGATCAGCAGGGTCGGCGCCTTGACCGGCGGCGGCGTCGATTCCCACACCCGATAGGGCGGAGCCGGGAACTGCATCCGGTAGTAGTTCATCGGCGCGCCCAGATCGGTGCGGGCGAAGGCCTCGTCATGGCGGACGCGGTAGGCCGGATCGGTGATCCAGGCGCCAAGGCGCTCCAGCGGCGTGGCCCGCTCGGCCCCCGGCTGCTGGAAGGCGCGGACATAGGCGCTGGCCGCCTCCTGCCTGGGGTTGGTGGCCAGTTCGCGGGCGATGGCCCAGGGGTGGGGCATGTCCATGACCACCAGTCCCTCGACCAGGTCGGGCCGGATCATCGCCACCTGCCAGGCCAGCCAGCCGCCCCAGTCGTGGCCGACCAGCACCGCGCTCTTGGCGCCGCAGGCCTCGATGGCCGCCGCCACGTCGCCGACCAGGGACGCCAGGTCGTACGCGTTGGGGTTCAACGGCTGGTCCGACAGGTTGAAGCCCCGCAGGTCCATGGCGGCGACCCGGTGAGTCTTCAGGAAGGGCGCCATGACCGCGTGCCAGGTCAGCCAGTGATCCGGGAAGCCATGGATGAACAGCATCAACCGACCGACCCCGGCCGTCGCCACATGGATCTTCGTGGCCCCGTTGCGCGCATAGCGGTGGTCCACGGCCTGTTCGATCTGGGTCAGGGTATCGGACGACATCGGAAGCTCCCTCCTGTTAGATGTTGTTCATCATCTATTTTTAGATTAGATGTCAGTCAACATCTTTTTTCGCAGGAGGTCGGCCTTGCGTGTCAGCCGTGATCAGGCCCGTCAGAACCGCCAGCGCGTGGTCGCCACGTCGAGCGCCCTGTTTCGGGAGAAGGGTGTCGAAGGCGTCGGAATCAGCGAGCTGATGAGCGAGGCTGGCCTGACCCACGGCGGCTTCTACAAACAGTTCGGCTCCAAGGCCGAGCTCATCGAGGAAGCCTGTTCCTTGGCGCTCGACGACACCATGGCCTTCTGGGACGGCTATCTGGAGGGCGCCGCCGAGCCGCGGGCCCGGTTCATCCGGGCCTATCTGTCACACCAACAGCGGGACCGTGTAGGCGAAGGCTGCCTGCTGCCGGCGTTGGCAGGTGAAGCCCGGCGGGAAACGCCCGCCATTCGCGGCGTCTTCACACGGGCGATCCGGTCCTACGCGGATCGACTGGACCAACCGGTAGAGGCGCGAACCGGCCAGACGCGCGCCGAGGCTCTTTCGACACTCTCGGAAATGGTCGGCGCCATACTCCTCGCCCGCGTCACGGACGACCGTCAGCTCTCTGATGAAATACTGGACGCCGCCCGGCGGCATATTCTCGGTGCTGAGCCGAACGGGGACTCAACCCGGTAGTTGGTGACCGACAAGCCCCTCGTCGATCGTCCTGGCCGGCGCGGCGCGAGGGTCGCGGTTGACCAGTCTGGCGGGAACGCCGACGGCCGTGCAGCCGGCCGGAACAGACCTGAGCAGGACCGACCCCGCCGCCACCTTCGCGTCGTCGCCGATACTGATATCGCCCAGCACCGTTGCATCGGCCGAGAGCAGGACGCCGTTCCCGATCCTGGGATGGCGGTGGCCGCGATTGGAGCCGACTCCGCCGAGGGTCACGCCCTGCAGTATAGAGACACGGTCACCGACGATGGCGGTCTCGCCTATGACGACGCCGACTCCATGGTCGATGAAGACCCCCCGGCCGATACAGGCGGCAGGATGGATATCGATGTGGAACAGTGCGCTGGAGCGACTCTGCAGCCAGGCGGCCAACGTCTCCCGACCCGTGACTTGCAGGACATTCGCGATGCGGTGGGTCTGCAACCCCAGGAATCCTTTGAAGAACAGGAATGGCTTGAGATAGCCAGCGGAGGCCGGGTCGCGCTCTACGATGGCGTTGAGGTCATGCTCGGCCATCTCGACGATCGAAGGGACGGCTTCGTAGACGCCGTCAATGATCCGCCCAAGACTCATCGCCTCCAACGTCTCATCACCGAGTTTGCGAGCGAGGTTGCGGCTCAGCGCGCCACCCAGGCTATTGACGTTCAAGATCGTCGCCGCCAGCAGGCTCGCCATTGCCGCATCCGTTGCGGCGGCGCGGGTTGCTTCCTGGTGGAGCAATGGCCAGACCAGCAGCCCCAACGGATCTGCGTTGTCGGATCGTTGACTCATCGCGCCGGGCTCTGCTGTGGGGTCCGCCATGAGCCTGAACCCCCGGCGGCGATCGCGCCAGCGGCGGATCGGCCAAAAGACAGTGCCGTACTTGTCAGCCCCGCCGCATGGCCGGTGGAGACCTCAGCCGCCCCTTACCGCCCGCCAGCCCGCCGCAGGATGGCCTGCTGCATCAGATCCACCGGCATGTCCGCCTCCGCCAGGATGGCATCCCGGATCGCCCTCGGCTCGCCGAACAGGTGCCCCTGCCCAAACGCCATGTCGAGGTCGAGGA
The nucleotide sequence above comes from Caulobacter sp. NIBR1757. Encoded proteins:
- a CDS encoding NmrA family NAD(P)-binding protein, with the protein product MRDGQSFLVLGATGLHGGTGHFVATELKARGHNVRALVRRDDDRARALAARGIETIVGDLHDRRSLAPALAGVTAAYFTYPIAAGVVDGAANFASAAREAGLKQVVVMSMGVSRPDGPSELGRAHWLAEEVLQWADLATINLRVAALFAENIELLHRQDLAEGGVLRNSFGDAPLSWITGDDAGRLAVAALLHPERLEGETTIYPSGGAQVSHGEIAQALTEKLGRLIRHETVSRREWTDLLTQRSLTDARLNPAMADHISSVGLALRRPIPMNDLFERITGEKPTSILDVIRAGRLGRGL
- the epsC gene encoding serine O-acetyltransferase EpsC, with translation MADPTAEPGAMSQRSDNADPLGLLVWPLLHQEATRAAATDAAMASLLAATILNVNSLGGALSRNLARKLGDETLEAMSLGRIIDGVYEAVPSIVEMAEHDLNAIVERDPASAGYLKPFLFFKGFLGLQTHRIANVLQVTGRETLAAWLQSRSSALFHIDIHPAACIGRGVFIDHGVGVVIGETAIVGDRVSILQGVTLGGVGSNRGHRHPRIGNGVLLSADATVLGDISIGDDAKVAAGSVLLRSVPAGCTAVGVPARLVNRDPRAAPARTIDEGLVGHQLPG
- a CDS encoding TetR/AcrR family transcriptional regulator, whose translation is MRVSRDQARQNRQRVVATSSALFREKGVEGVGISELMSEAGLTHGGFYKQFGSKAELIEEACSLALDDTMAFWDGYLEGAAEPRARFIRAYLSHQQRDRVGEGCLLPALAGEARRETPAIRGVFTRAIRSYADRLDQPVEARTGQTRAEALSTLSEMVGAILLARVTDDRQLSDEILDAARRHILGAEPNGDSTR
- a CDS encoding alpha/beta hydrolase; protein product: MSSDTLTQIEQAVDHRYARNGATKIHVATAGVGRLMLFIHGFPDHWLTWHAVMAPFLKTHRVAAMDLRGFNLSDQPLNPNAYDLASLVGDVAAAIEACGAKSAVLVGHDWGGWLAWQVAMIRPDLVEGLVVMDMPHPWAIARELATNPRQEAASAYVRAFQQPGAERATPLERLGAWITDPAYRVRHDEAFARTDLGAPMNYYRMQFPAPPYRVWESTPPPVKAPTLLIHGLADAYALPEGLNGVWDWVEAPLTLHAWPGVGHFVQQEQPGRVVSALAGFLLVHGLN
- a CDS encoding tautomerase family protein, encoding MPLWKIYHPVGAYSPEDKKAISQALSDVYARGMPRFYVGVVFQEVAADDFYIGGEPRNDFVRIWVDHIARTFPSDEVKVRFFERMNKIFAPYVADRGYGWELHVDETPFDLWTIQGYFPPREGTEDEKRWMAENRASPRTHD
- a CDS encoding SDR family NAD(P)-dependent oxidoreductase, with the translated sequence MVTGASSGIGAAYARRLAELGYSLTLVARRKERLDELADRLRSERDADVEVLVADLENVDHLESLERRLEQEAFCGLVNNAGAGGLGPITAASSQVLERNIRLNVVALARLSRAAVAGFKARGEGFLVNIGSVLAFAPSPAAAAYSGSKAFVLNFTRSLQLEFAESAVRIQLVMPGPVRTEFFSSQGMDGSVFPDSSYLSADQLVGAAMIGLDRGEPVTMPSLLDPEVWEKMESLRRQFMASTLSGQTAEHYR